A portion of the Chlamydia caviae GPIC genome contains these proteins:
- the sctU gene encoding type III secretion system export apparatus subunit SctU, translated as MGEKTEKATPKRLRDARKKGQVAKSQDFPSAVTFIVSMFTTFSLASFFAKHLGSFLVSIFKQAPINHDPKVTLYYLQNCLVLILTTSLPLLGAVGFVGIIVGFLVVGPTFSTEVFKPDLKKFNPIDNLKQKFKVKTLIELLKSILKIFGAALILYVTLKNRVPLIIETAGVSPIVIAVIFKQILYKAVTSIGIFFLVVAVLDLVYQRKNFAKELKMEKFEVKQEFKDTEGNPEIKGRRRQIAQEIAYEDTSSQIKHASAVVSNPKDIAVAIGYMPEKYKAPWIIAMGINLRAKRIIVEAEKYGVPIMRNVPLAHQLWDEGKELKFIPESTYEAIGEILLYITSLNAQNPNNKNINQPDNL; from the coding sequence ATGGGTGAAAAAACAGAAAAGGCGACCCCGAAGCGTCTTAGAGACGCCAGGAAAAAAGGCCAGGTAGCAAAATCTCAAGATTTTCCTTCCGCGGTTACCTTTATCGTTTCGATGTTCACGACATTTTCTCTAGCATCGTTTTTCGCAAAACATCTTGGTAGTTTTCTAGTTTCTATTTTTAAGCAAGCCCCTATAAATCATGACCCTAAAGTCACGCTATACTATTTACAAAATTGCTTAGTTTTAATTCTAACCACTTCCCTTCCCCTACTTGGTGCTGTGGGATTTGTCGGTATTATTGTCGGATTTCTTGTTGTAGGCCCAACTTTTTCTACAGAGGTTTTTAAGCCTGACTTAAAAAAGTTCAATCCTATTGACAACTTGAAACAAAAATTCAAGGTGAAGACTTTAATCGAGTTACTGAAGTCCATTTTGAAAATTTTTGGCGCTGCGTTAATCTTATACGTTACGTTAAAAAATCGCGTGCCTTTGATCATAGAAACTGCAGGAGTCTCTCCAATTGTTATTGCTGTGATCTTTAAACAGATACTTTATAAGGCAGTCACCTCAATTGGCATTTTTTTCTTAGTCGTTGCTGTTCTTGACTTAGTGTATCAAAGAAAGAACTTCGCTAAAGAACTAAAAATGGAAAAGTTTGAGGTTAAACAGGAATTTAAGGATACAGAAGGTAATCCAGAGATTAAAGGACGCCGTCGTCAGATTGCTCAAGAAATCGCTTATGAAGACACCTCTTCTCAAATCAAACACGCGAGTGCGGTGGTCTCTAATCCCAAGGATATAGCTGTAGCTATCGGTTACATGCCGGAAAAATATAAAGCTCCGTGGATTATTGCCATGGGAATTAATTTACGTGCAAAAAGAATTATCGTAGAAGCTGAGAAATATGGTGTTCCTATTATGAGGAACGTACCTTTGGCGCATCAGCTTTGGGATGAAGGAAAAGAGTTGAAGTTTATTCCAGAGTCGACGTATGAAGCTATTGGAGAAATCCTTCTCTACATCACTTCTCTTAATGCACAAAATCCTAACAATAAAAATATTAACCAACCCGATAATCTATAA
- the ychF gene encoding redox-regulated ATPase YchF translates to MGHTECGIVGLPNVGKSGLFNALTGAQVASCNYPFCTIDPNVGIVPVIDNRLDVLAKMSQSQKVIYADMKFVDIAGLVKGAADGAGLGNRFLSHIRETHAIAHVVRCFDNDDVTHVSGKIDPADDISVINLELIFADFSSATSIHSKLEKQAKGKKDLGVVLPLLDRVIKHLESGQPVRTLDLSPEEQIQLKPYPFLTAKPMLYIANIGEDSIATMHNDYVAIVQEVAKKENAQVVPICVQLEEEVISLPVEERQDFLNSLGLQESGLNRLVRAAYHTLGLISYFTTGPQETRAWTIPIGSTAAEAAGQIHTDIQKGFIRAEVVTLEDMIAYEGRSGVREAGRLRAEGRDYIVQDGDIMLFLHN, encoded by the coding sequence ATGGGGCATACAGAGTGTGGGATTGTAGGACTTCCCAATGTAGGTAAGTCTGGGTTATTCAATGCTCTTACTGGAGCGCAAGTAGCTTCTTGTAACTATCCCTTTTGTACAATTGATCCGAATGTTGGCATTGTTCCGGTTATTGATAACCGTTTAGACGTTTTGGCTAAGATGAGTCAAAGTCAGAAGGTTATTTATGCCGATATGAAGTTTGTCGACATAGCAGGTTTGGTCAAAGGGGCCGCTGACGGCGCAGGATTAGGCAATAGGTTTCTCTCTCATATTCGAGAAACGCATGCTATAGCGCACGTTGTTCGCTGCTTTGACAACGATGACGTTACCCATGTCTCTGGAAAGATAGATCCTGCTGATGATATTTCTGTGATAAATCTTGAGTTAATCTTCGCTGATTTTTCCTCAGCAACAAGTATTCATAGCAAATTAGAAAAGCAAGCTAAGGGTAAAAAAGACCTTGGGGTTGTCCTGCCATTGCTAGATAGAGTGATTAAGCATTTAGAAAGTGGTCAGCCTGTACGTACATTAGACTTATCTCCTGAAGAACAGATACAGTTAAAGCCCTATCCTTTTTTAACAGCAAAGCCGATGTTATATATAGCCAATATCGGAGAGGACTCTATAGCAACTATGCATAATGATTACGTTGCTATTGTTCAAGAGGTGGCTAAGAAGGAAAACGCTCAAGTAGTTCCTATTTGTGTTCAGCTGGAAGAAGAGGTGATTTCTCTTCCTGTAGAAGAACGTCAGGATTTTTTAAATAGTCTGGGGCTTCAAGAATCGGGATTGAATCGATTAGTCCGCGCTGCGTACCATACGCTTGGATTGATTTCCTACTTTACGACTGGACCTCAAGAAACACGAGCTTGGACGATTCCTATAGGATCAACGGCTGCAGAAGCTGCAGGTCAGATTCACACTGACATCCAAAAAGGATTTATTCGTGCAGAAGTTGTCACTCTTGAAGATATGATAGCTTATGAAGGGCGCTCCGGAGTCCGTGAGGCGGGTAGATTACGCGCCGAAGGTAGAGACTATATTGTTCAAGACGGCGATATTATGCTTTTCTTGCATAATTAG
- a CDS encoding bifunctional riboflavin kinase/FAD synthetase, with protein MEILYSLATVPSSVDSITIGFFDGCHLGHKQLLTVLSSYSGTSGIITFDLHPRSILQPSLPKLITSTRERFLLLQDFQIDYLYILPFSKSFADQSAESFILSLHQILKCKRLILGYDSKLGKDGQGDAVTLKPLADSLGIEIIEVPPYKIDNEIVSSKRIRQFLIQGDLDSANRHLGHSYKYVGKIETGYGLGIQLGVATINLPQEQCLLPYGVYACEIEHNSITYQGIMNLGEAPTVGRNSLCLEAHLFDFSGNLYGETVSVIPRKFLREEKKFPSREDLSKAIRKDIAEAKAFFTTNYARKA; from the coding sequence ATGGAAATACTCTATAGTTTAGCAACGGTCCCTTCTTCTGTGGATTCTATAACTATAGGTTTTTTTGATGGTTGTCATTTAGGTCATAAGCAGTTGCTTACTGTCTTGTCTTCTTATTCAGGGACATCTGGAATCATTACCTTTGATTTACACCCTCGATCGATTTTACAACCATCCCTCCCCAAGCTAATTACAAGCACAAGGGAAAGGTTCCTGCTTCTACAGGATTTTCAGATAGATTATTTATATATCCTTCCCTTTTCGAAAAGTTTTGCTGATCAATCTGCTGAGAGCTTCATACTTTCCTTACATCAAATTTTAAAATGCAAACGTTTAATATTAGGGTACGACTCTAAATTGGGTAAGGACGGGCAAGGAGACGCTGTAACATTGAAACCTCTGGCTGATTCTTTAGGAATAGAAATCATCGAGGTTCCTCCGTATAAAATTGATAATGAGATTGTATCCAGTAAAAGAATTCGGCAATTCTTAATCCAAGGTGATTTAGATAGTGCGAATCGTCATTTAGGACATTCCTATAAATATGTAGGGAAAATCGAAACAGGTTATGGATTAGGAATACAATTAGGGGTGGCTACCATTAACCTGCCTCAAGAGCAGTGTTTGCTTCCCTATGGAGTGTATGCATGCGAAATAGAACACAATTCTATAACATACCAAGGGATTATGAATCTCGGAGAAGCCCCTACAGTAGGGAGAAATTCCTTATGTCTAGAAGCACATCTCTTTGATTTTTCGGGAAACTTATATGGTGAGACAGTTTCTGTGATTCCTAGAAAATTCCTTCGTGAAGAAAAAAAATTCCCTTCCAGAGAAGATTTATCAAAAGCTATACGTAAAGATATCGCTGAAGCTAAGGCGTTTTTTACTACTAATTATGCAAGAAAAGCATAA
- the truB gene encoding tRNA pseudouridine(55) synthase TruB, which yields MELATELKEGILLVDKPQGRTSFSLIRTLTKSIGVKKIGHAGTLDPFATGVMVMLIGRKFTRLSDVLLFEDKEYAAIAHLGTTTDSYDCDGKIVGRSKKIPTYEEILEASRYFQGEIQQIPPMFSAKKINGKKLYEYARQGLSIERRQSTVQVSLQITKYEYPLLHFSVQCSKGTYIRSIAHELGNMLGCGAYLEELRRLRSGSFSIDQCIDGCLLDSPDFDISPYLRDFNGNTL from the coding sequence ATGGAACTTGCTACAGAACTTAAAGAAGGTATTCTTCTAGTAGATAAGCCTCAAGGAAGAACTTCGTTTAGTCTTATTCGTACTTTAACAAAGTCAATCGGGGTAAAAAAAATTGGTCATGCAGGTACTCTCGATCCTTTTGCTACAGGCGTGATGGTCATGTTAATAGGTAGAAAATTTACACGACTTTCTGATGTTTTGTTATTTGAAGATAAAGAATACGCTGCCATTGCCCATCTAGGCACAACTACAGATTCTTACGATTGCGATGGAAAAATTGTTGGTAGGTCAAAAAAGATCCCTACCTATGAAGAGATATTAGAGGCCTCGCGATATTTTCAGGGAGAAATCCAACAAATTCCTCCCATGTTCTCTGCAAAAAAGATTAATGGGAAAAAGCTGTATGAATATGCTCGGCAGGGGTTATCCATAGAGCGGCGCCAGTCTACAGTTCAAGTGAGCTTACAAATTACAAAATATGAGTATCCCCTACTACATTTTTCTGTACAGTGTAGCAAAGGAACTTATATTCGTAGTATTGCTCATGAACTAGGAAATATGCTAGGCTGTGGAGCCTATTTGGAAGAACTTCGACGTTTACGCAGTGGAAGTTTTTCTATAGATCAATGTATTGACGGTTGTCTTTTAGACTCTCCAGACTTTGACATATCTCCTTACCTAAGAGACTTCAATGGAAATACTCTATAG
- the rbfA gene encoding 30S ribosome-binding factor RbfA, protein MTENRRIKKVNSLLREAIANVILKDVKHPKISNQWITVTRVCLSKDLHSARVYVSIMPHENTSAETLDALKASAGFIAYKASKGVVLKYFPEIHFYIEDIFSPQDHIENLLWKIREQDKN, encoded by the coding sequence ATGACTGAAAATAGACGCATAAAAAAGGTTAATTCACTGCTTCGTGAAGCGATTGCCAATGTGATCTTAAAAGATGTAAAGCACCCGAAAATCTCTAATCAATGGATTACGGTTACTAGGGTCTGTTTGTCTAAAGATTTACATTCGGCTCGTGTCTATGTTTCTATTATGCCTCATGAAAATACATCAGCAGAAACTTTGGACGCACTAAAGGCATCGGCAGGATTCATTGCTTATAAGGCTTCTAAAGGTGTTGTGCTCAAGTATTTTCCTGAGATACATTTTTATATCGAAGATATTTTTTCTCCTCAGGATCATATAGAAAACTTGCTCTGGAAAATACGAGAACAAGATAAGAATTAA